Proteins from one Planctomycetota bacterium genomic window:
- a CDS encoding 4Fe-4S single cluster domain-containing protein has translation MSRPEDRTLSRPDAVNVAHLVERCRVLGPGERFALWVQGCPLRCPGCHNLDFLPFVDAMWITIGELERRILATTGIEGVTFVGGEPFAQARALGILAQRIRRAGLSVMVYSGYTVEQLVSGVEPDAMWLLYSTDLVMDGPYRRELPTQRPWRGSDNQRLIALSQRYADRVEEWNRPVGQDFEVRVRADGTLEVLGIPPAALSAREGTAWPDVCDGGRQGPGTGTVRTGGQFNRFMPPCEED, from the coding sequence GTGAGCCGACCAGAGGATCGCACTCTGTCACGGCCGGACGCGGTGAACGTCGCCCACTTAGTCGAGCGCTGTCGCGTGCTGGGGCCCGGCGAGAGATTCGCGCTGTGGGTCCAGGGATGCCCGCTCCGCTGCCCGGGTTGTCATAACCTGGACTTCCTGCCATTTGTGGATGCGATGTGGATAACAATTGGGGAACTTGAACGCCGCATTCTGGCCACGACTGGCATCGAGGGCGTGACGTTCGTCGGCGGCGAGCCGTTCGCGCAGGCGCGGGCGCTGGGCATCCTCGCCCAGCGTATCCGCCGCGCGGGTCTGAGCGTGATGGTCTATTCCGGCTACACGGTTGAGCAACTCGTTTCAGGGGTCGAGCCCGACGCAATGTGGCTCTTGTATTCAACGGACCTCGTGATGGACGGACCTTATCGCCGGGAGTTGCCGACCCAGCGCCCGTGGCGCGGCTCGGACAACCAGCGGCTCATAGCGCTTTCCCAGCGTTATGCGGACCGCGTGGAGGAGTGGAACCGGCCCGTCGGGCAAGACTTTGAGGTCCGCGTTCGCGCGGACGGAACGCTGGAGGTTCTGGGCATTCCACCGGCAGCACTGTCGGCGCGGGAAGGAACGGCATGGCCCGATGTTTGTGATGGAGGACGGCAAGGACCCGGCACAGGAACGGTGCGAACGGGTGGGCAGTTTAACCGATTCATGCCGCCGTGCGAGGAGGATTGA